In one Yarrowia lipolytica chromosome 1A, complete sequence genomic region, the following are encoded:
- a CDS encoding uncharacterized protein (Compare to YALI0A20944g, similar to uniprot|Q8WZW4 Neurospora crassa Related to peroxisomal membrane protein PMP47B) — protein sequence MAENDNVAHALAGAGGGALSMVVTYPLITLSTRAQTESMRTKKDSKAETLSALAAARKIVKREGIAGLYSGLDSALFGISVTNFVYYYFYESSRTIFQLSKAAAGAASMNLTTGESMLAGAVAGSATVVLTNPIWVVNTRMTVSEKKQGTLATIKEIASKDGLKTFFSGIAPALVLVINPILQYTIFEQLKNRVEKRRKFTSIDAFLYGALGKLVATTVTYPYITLKSRMQVKQKDGQQLNFLSGIKKIINDEGIAGLYKGLDTKVVQSVLTSAFLFFFKEQLFHFAIIFLAILRSFRK from the coding sequence atGGCCGAAAACGATAACGTCGCTCACGCCCTTGCCGGCgccggaggaggagccctCTCAATGGTCGTCACCTACCCTCTCATCACTCTGTCCACCCGAGCCCAGACCGAGTCCATGCgaaccaagaaggactccAAAGCTGAGACGCTGTCTGCCCTGGCTGCCGCCCGGAAGATCGTCAAGCGAGAGGGTATCGCTGGTCTGTACTCCGGTCTGGACTCGGCTCTGTTCGGTATCTCCGTCACCAACTTCGTCTACTACTACTTCTACGAGTCGTCACGAaccatcttccagctctccaaggccgctgctggagctgccaGCATGAACCTGACCACTGGTGAGTCCATGCTCGCCGGTGCCGTTGCTGGATCCGCCACCGTCGTTCTGACCAACCCCATCTGGGTCGTCAACACCCGAATGACTGTGtccgagaagaagcagggcACTCTCGccaccatcaaggagattgcctCCAAGGACGGCCTCAagaccttcttctccggcATTGCTCCCGCCCTGGTGCTTGTCATCAACCCCATTCTCCAGTACACCATTTTCGAGCAGCTGAAGAACCGAGTGGAGAAGCGACGAAAGTTCACCTCCATCGACGCCTTCCTCTACGGCGCCCTGGGCAAGCTTGTGGCCACCACCGTCACTTATCCTTACATCACCCTCAAGTCTCGAATGCAGGTCAAGCAGAAGGacggccagcagctcaactTCCTGTCCGGAATTAAAAAGATCATCAACGACGAGGGCATTGCCGGTCTGTACAAGGGTCTGGACACCAAGGTGGTGCAGTCCGTGCTCACCTCCGCCttccttttcttcttcaaggaGCAGCTTTTCCACTTTGCCATCATCTTCCTGGCTATTCTGCGAAGCTTCCGAAAGTAA
- a CDS encoding uncharacterized protein (Compare to YALI0A21076g, similar to Saccharomyces cerevisiae YPP1 (YGR198W); ancestral locus Anc_5.142, uniprot|Q96V32 Yarrowia lipolytica Rhf1 required for filamentation), with the protein MTDMPSIQPKNQLVSQLDEARTLGNLTLVPSLVQKIHHECPEYGGIATVALEDTNLVTLFLDYNVSDYLSPTSAIPVEKLQAIQTTLQNVDTSNFDTEETFFYNLALAHTDLLLREPKEVVQLLNDISEIDAIPSFRYHYTDIGLVRRAAILGTAFEVLGEIDQAISVYASTSHLINDSIGNSPEALVWAERLYYRNSILCASQLPANQDWALDSLRSYGRITDMLSKSKLSTKLSAGDLHQRQLNQLHTHLLILNGIQRESGPNPELAKESKETLQNFEKLLDSQSTTSGGIPKATDSNAAIEGYTDMLVANWRVSNQFNPTTGRVIGDPVSTLKMLESVRRGIEKTYHSRVLMRSLVAILAALGHDREALASFEVFMDYEEHARIKNEAGAHEDIDDFSIIEAFSDALRIQTNVYKDGNAAKKTADRLLEWLSPAFHHRSQHSQRAYGRADYAIGRAYSLYALSAATETEDREKHVALACKSFQRAVQGLPAAEPAFDYAYLLAKTRQTVPAIEVLRNSLAVNLDHVESWHLLALLLSAVGDYQAAIQVAVGTLDRFSSPSSNSLKEKLIELKMTEIAIREADQGLDAILPLLKDVFALFGAYFGAAPTPGHKQKPSTATQATAPSVSPTHQSSSSTGRRFSKVLRRKKKEEPAAAAHQNGHQHSAPVAPTSAGSSSVPAGFPTLLHRILWLWAAAIYRRAGLVHESEQAIVQAESVDGPTASTRIQLSLLMKVALRPQQALDEVENALDTRPDSLASAIALSNVIIDAIDPDDQASNIEPKKPELDESINGGTENGFSGAVTPATPSIAKKPTQALATEKKIEKPTTSLFISDRDERAALARVTSVLESVTRTGNGFDCAEAWWLLSRAYEIQGNMECIRDALWQSVKYEEARPVRNYSVCI; encoded by the exons ATGACCGATATGCCTTCGATT CAGCCCAAGAACCAGCTCGTGTCGCAGCTCGACGAGGCCCGGACCCTCGGAAACCTGACCCTGGTGCCCTCGCTGGTCCAAAAGATCCACCACGAATGTCCGGAATATGgag GAATTGCTACAGTGGCTCTGGAAGACACTAACCTGGTGACCCTGTTCCTCGACTACAACGTGTCCGACTACCTGTCTCCCACATCGGCAATCCCCGTCGAGAAGCTCCAGGCCATTCAAACCACCCTCCAGAATGTCGACACCTCCAACTTTGACACTGAGGAAACATTCTTCTACAATCTGGCTCTCGCACACACAGACTTGTTGCTCCGAGAACCCAAGGAGGTTGTGCAGTTGCTTAACGACATTAGCGAAATCGACGCCATTCCCTCTTTCCGATACCACTACACAGATATTGGACTTGTGAGACGGGCCGCCATTCTGGGAACTGCCTTTGAGGTGCTCGGTGAAATTGACCAGGCCATCTCCGTCTACGCCTCCACGTCACATCTCATCAACGACTCAATTGGAAACTCCCCTGAGGCGCTGGTGTGGGCTGAGCGGCTTTACTACCGAAACTCGATCCTGTGCGCGTCCCAGCTGCCCGCCAACCAGGACTGGGCCCTGGACTCGCTCAGATCGTACGGCCGAATCACAGATATGTTGTCCAAGAGCAAACTTTCGACCAAGCTGTCAGCCGGCGATCTGCACCAGCGACAGTTAAACCAGCTTCACACCCATCTGCTGATCCTCAATGGTATCCAGCGAGAGTCGGGCCCCAACCctgagctggccaaggagtccaaggaAACTCTACAGAACTTTGAGAAGCTGCTAGACTCCCAGTCCACAACCTCCGGAGGTATCCCCAAGGCCACCGACTCCAACGCCGCCATCGAGGGCTACACAGATATGCTTGTTGCCAATTGGCGAGTGTCCAACCAGTTCAACCCCACAACCGGCCGAGTTATTGGAGACCCTGTCAGCACTCTCAAGATGCTCGAATCGGTGAGACGAGGCATCGAGAAGACATACCACTCGCGAGTGCTCATGCGATCGCTGGTGGCCATTCTCGCAGCTCTTGGACACGACAGAGAGGCTCTTGCTTCTTTCGAGGTCTTCATGGACTACGAGGAGCACGCCCGAATCAAAAATGAGGCCGGCGCCCATGAGGACATTGACGATTTCTCCATTATCGAGGCCTTCAGTGATGCGCTCAGAATCCAGACTAACGTTTACAAGGATGGAAACGCTGCTAAGAAGACTGCCGACAGGCTGTTGGAGTGGCTGTCTCCCGCATTTCACCACAGATCGCAGCACTCGCAGCGAGCATACGGACGAGCTGACTACGCTATTGGCCGAGCCTACTCCCTGTACGCCCTGTCCGCCGCCACCGAGACTGAGGACCGAGAAAAGCACGTGGCTCTGGCCTGCAAATCCTTCCAGCGAGCTGTTCAGGGTCTCCCGGCTGCCGAGCCGGCATTTGACTACGCATATCTGCTTGCCAAGACTCGTCAAACCGTGCCTGCCATTGAAGTGCTGCGAAACTCGCTGGCTGTCAACCTGGACCATGTTGAGTCGTGGCATCTGCTTGCTCTGCTTCTGTCTGCCGTTGGAGACTACCAGGCTGCTATCCAGGTGGCTGTTGGAACTCTGGACCGATTCTCTTCTCCCTCTTCCAactctctcaaggagaagctcattgAGCTCAAGATGACCGAGATTGCGATTCGAGAGGCCGACCAGGGTCTCGATGCAATTCTGcctctgctcaaggacgtgtTTGCTCTGTTCGGAGCTTACTTTGGAGCTGCTCCTACCCctggacacaaacagaagcCTTCTACTGCTACCCAGGCCACTGCCCCCTCCGTGTCGCCTACACACCagagctcttcttccaccgGTAGACGGTTCTCCAAGGTGTTGCgacgaaagaagaaggaagagcctgctgctgccgctcACCAAAATGGTCATCAACATAGTGCTCCAGTTGCTCCTACCTCTGCTGGCAGCTCATCTGTGCCTGCTGGCTTCCCCACATTACTCCACCGAATTCTTTGGTTGTGGGCTGCTGCCATTTATCGACGTGCCGGTCTCGTCCACGAAAGTGAGCAGGCCATCGTGCAGGCCGAGTCAGTTGATGGGCCCACTGCCTCTACGCGAATCCAGCTCTCTCTGCTCATGAAGGTGGCATTGCGACCGCAGCAGGCTCTtgacgaggtggagaacGCTCTGGACACTCGACCTGACTCTCTGGCAAGTGCTATTGCCCTGTCCAACGTTATCATTGATGCGATAGATCCTGACGACCAGGCTAGCAACATTGAGCCCAAGAAGCCTGAACTTGATGAGTCTATCAACGGAGGCACTGAGAACGGTTTCAGTGGAGCTGTGACTCCTGCTACCCCCTCCATTGCGAAGAAGCCTACTCAGGCTCTTGCTACAGAAAAGAAGATCGAGAAGCCCACCACTTCGCTGTTCATTTCTGACAGAGACGAACGAGCTGCTCTGGCTCGTGTCACCTCCGTGCTTGAGTCTGTAACTCGAACCGGCAACGGATTTGACTGTGCTGAGGCCTGGTGGCTGCTGTCTCGAGCTTATGAGATTCAGGGCAACATGGAGTGTATTCGGGACGCTCTGTGGCAGAGTGTAAAGTATGAGGAGGCACGACCCGTTCGAAACTACTCCGTCTGTATCTAG
- a CDS encoding uncharacterized protein (Compare to YALI0A20988g, ancestral locus Anc_5.149, similar to CA5146|CaYMC2 Candida albicans CaYMC2 Carnitine/acylcarnitine translocase) yields the protein MVSEKVKQEIQHVKEEIHDAELRALAKDMPTECKPPPKYMSFVAGVFSGVSKLVTGHPFDTIKVRMQTAPDGKFKGPIDCLIKTVRNEGIRGLYKGATPPLVGWMIMDSVMLGSYHNYKRCLKDTVYQDYYELPTIGCGIAGIGAGWTVSFVAAPIEHIKARLQVQYDAKTKLYTGPINCAKQLLSQGGLPGLYKGLFSTMLFRTNFFFWWGSYDLITKQLKKRTDMGLPTINFWAGGFSATIFWVTAFPFDVVKQQIMTDTVINPKYPTWWSACKSVYKRWGWRGYFRGFMPSFIRSFPTNAIALVVFEATMRILQ from the coding sequence ATGGTTTCCGAAAAAGTCAAGCAGGAAATTCAACatgtcaaggaggaaatcCACGACGCCGAGCTCCGTGCGCTTGCAAAAGACATGCCCACAGAGTGCAAGCCGCCGCCCAAGTACATGTCTTTCGTTGCGGGTGTGTTTTCAGGTGTGTCCAAGCTGGTGACGGGTCACCCCTTCGATACGATCAAGGTGCGAATGCAAACGGCGCCTGATGGAAAGTTCAAGGGGCCCATTGACTGTCTGATTAAGACTGTGCGAAACGAGGGAATCAGGGGTCTCTACAAGGGAGCTACTCCTCCTCTGGTAGGATGGATGATCATGGATTCCGTCATGCTGGGTTCTTACCACAACTACAAGAGATGTCTCAAGGACACTGTTTACCAGGACTACTACGAACTGCCGACCATTGGTTGCGGTATTGCAGGTATCGGGGCTGGTTGGACTGTGTCCTTTGTTGCAGCTCCCATTGAACACATCAAGGCCCGACTTCAGGTCCAATACGACGCAAAGACCAAGCTTTACACTGGCCCCATCAACTGTGCCAAGCAATTGCTTTCCCAGGGAGGTCTTCCCGGTCTTTACAAGGGTCTGTTTTCTACCATGCTGTTCAGAACCAACTTTTTCTTCTGGTGGGGATCCTACGATCTGATCACTAAGCAGCTGAAGAAGCGCACAGACATGGGTTTGCCCACTATCAACTTCTGGGCCGGTGGTTTCTCCGCCACCATTTTCTGGGTCACTGCTTTCCCTTTCGACGTGgtcaagcagcagatcaTGACAGACACAGTTATCAACCCCAAGTACCCTACCTGGTGGTCAGCATGCAAGAGCGTGTACAAACGATGGGGATGGAGAGGCTACTTCCGAGGATTCATGCCTTCGTTCATTCGGTCTTTCCCTACAAACGCCATTGCACTAGTTGTATTTGAGGCCACTATGCGAATTCTCCAGTAA
- a CDS encoding uncharacterized protein (Compare to YALI0A21010g, similar to Saccharomyces cerevisiae YLL014W; ancestral locus Anc_5.195, similar to DEHA0G19789g Debaryomyces hansenii IPF 5158.1): MNAPPQQADTSTDDWAANPLAGQSIAENTKSIQYVRSVSSLAIGVGAGILHLESYYGFLFYAIASTIVSILLYTVSSTGNPGRYFVYPVKQLFVDDIFAGLSSFLLMWTLFYELVDA; the protein is encoded by the exons ATGAACGCTCCACCACAGCAGGCCGATACCTCCACCGATGACTGGGCCGCCAACCCTCTGGCCGGCCAGAGCATTGCTGAGAACACCAAG tcaATCCAGTACGTCCGAAGCGTGAGCTCACTAGCTATTGGCGTTGGTGCCGGAATCCTCCATCTCGAGTCGTACTATGGCTTCCTCTTCTACGCCATTGCATCCACAATTGTCAGCATTCTCCTCTACACAGTGTCCTCGACAGGCAACCCTGGTCGATATTTCGTCTATCCCGTGAAACAGCTGTTTGTCGACGACATCTTCGCCGGTCTGTCGTCATTCCTCCTGATGTGGACCCTCTTTTATGAGCTCGTTGATGCTTAG
- a CDS encoding uncharacterized protein (Compare to YALI0A20966g, similar to ca|CA5143|IPF1020 Candida albicans IPF1020): MQTIETYNFDSDPEFNNGLNVLLANAGTTLEEENKKEQESGHKSELIIKAKEFYLNRINSRQQQQGTTQTEAAASGEPTITYSDPPLTKQLSYEELVDLISSGKEVPGIRQIPDTVLGHDASSAATTDRPKKPWEK, encoded by the coding sequence aTGCAAACGATTGAAACATATAATTTCGACAGTGATCCCGAGTTCAACAACGGCCTGAACGTCCTGCTGGCCAATGCCGGCACCACCCTCGAAGAGGAAAACAAaaaggagcaggagagcGGACACAAGTCGGAGCTCAtcatcaaggccaaggaaTTCTATCTCAACAGAATCAACAGcagacagcagcagcaaggaACCACTCagacagaagcagcagcatctgGAGAGCCCACAATTACATACAGCGACCCGCCGCTGACAAAGCAGCTGTCTTACGAGGAGCTGGTAGACCTCATCTCATCAGGAAAGGAAGTTCCGGGTATCCGGCAAATCCCCGACACGGTGCTGGGCCATGATgcatcttctgctgccaccACAGACCGACCCAAGAAGCCCTGGGAGAAGTAA